ATAAGCTATTAGCCCTTACAATTTCATAAAACACCACTAGGCGTAGCTTTTCCTTGCTAGTTACCCTTTACAACTCCCATCCAAGTTAACTTTTACTATCATATTAAGAGATGGATCGGAAATTATGAGACaattttaaaatgaagaaaaaaaaattaagtttctTGCTAGATAAAggaatttttccttttttgttctCGTACTCTTATAATGACGACTAAGCACGCAATAAATGAATATCTTCCCAGTCAACCATTATACTGTGAATCATGTGAAAGATGAATAATTGACATACAAATTTATGTTTAAAATATTGGAGATTCATTTTTCttcaatgttcattttttttgtgtgttttataatatttatttttaatatagtacacaaaaataaacatatagtaTTTAAATTGAGAACCATTCCACGGTATAATCAGTCGCTATAcgatggaccatggtccaaaatacATTATGGACCACAgtcacaaaacgacgccgtttcagtAAGTGAGAGAAACAGCGGTCGTAAgtcgtaacggagctccgtaattgatactacagttcatctcaaaagatattgtctcacatttgtttttatattatcgaatgaaactgatgtagttatatcaaaatgtaattgtagttgtgttgaaatgtaactgcagtgtatataaaccgatactgaataacagtttcacatttttgtttttatattatcgaatgaaactgtatttatatcgaaatgtaactgtagttgtgttgaaatgtaactgcaatatatataaactgatactgaataacagtttcacatttttgggtgtatattgtccaatgaaactgtagtcatatcgaaataatattgtagttgtgttgaaaggaaattgcagtggattataaaagaaaatgtagttgtgttgaaagaaaactgaataacaagtttacatatttgagtgtataatatcgaatgaaactgcaattatatcgaaaagaaactatagttgtgttgaaatataactgcagtgtatatgaactgaaagtgaatggtgCGAAACGAATGCCGTTTCaaccgtctgttttcattaatcaaaacgacatcgttttgatgcatggtccacaatccattgtggatcGCAGTCCACATTAATATTTGCGCAGTATAATTTGTCCTCCCCAATAAGCCAAGGCAGCCCAGGCTCATTTCCATGATATGCCTGGACAACTTTGGGCCATTACTTAATATATGGGCTTCAAAATCATTGGGCCCAATACTTCTCCCAACATTATACTAGTATACTTCACAAGGTGACTAACCTATGcatcatttttagtatattgaacatttattttttaaaagttcatttaccttaaaaattaaatatttaaaattttaatttacacaaaaaataataaaaatttaaacttgtatttaattttatcaagATTAATTTTAAGTTGGCTAGCATCTCAATAAttattggtccacacagctatgtggatcatattatcaaataatgtacattcagtataaaaataatgtatttttattatattaaaatgtacattgtaatcaggagatgtacattatttgtgtactaaatgtatatttagtacacaaataatgtaaatttagtatattaaaaatatactttttgttatggttcacacaacactatatggatcatggttcacacaCTAATTTGCCCTAGCCTCTAGTATTCTAGTAGtagtttattattgttattattacggagtattatttagaattttagtaGTAGCTTCTTTAAAAATGCAAACCAGAATCGTAACCTTATGGTTTCCAGCTCAGTTTGCATAGTCCCAATTTagttctctcttttttctttttttttttttcttcttcttctttagtgATGAGGGAAATATATAACCACTATTCCCATTATCTTAAAATGTGTAAACATTGCTTTGTGATCCTAATCAACAAAGGATCGTAAAAAGTTAAACTAGTCTAAGTTATTCCTAGCGAAAGCCAAGGAGTATTGTAGTGGTTCTTATCTTTTCTTTTGGCATTGTTACGTGGTGGTACAATAAAATGGATTATGAGCTTGTGGTTCATATCTTTTAATAGTTGTATAAATAGTTTTAATGTGACAATATATACTAAGCAAAAAACTTTATAAGTTTTGGTTAATTTGACAAGAAATTTGAGttgtaaacaaataaaataatacaaaagtTTCTTTGTTACAAACTGAAAATTTTTCTTATGTAAATTCataaaatcatacaaaattaaaaatattaaaaatcacTATAATAAAAATCTCACATAGACACCGATTAATCGATGCCTAAGCGCTTATCGACTATCTAGCGTATCACTATAATCAGGAGTCTAGACCGCCAACTAGGCCACTAAACGTCGCTTAGGCCGCCTAGGCATCAACTAGACTGCCCACCCACCGGCTGCCTAGGCACCGAGTTACTAGCTTAGTAAGTAAGCGTTACATCAGCAGTAACTCGTTCAACATATAGTATTAGGACATAATTGCACtatttgttaaatttaatatGCTAATTTGGCACTTTTTctcaatattaataaaataaaatctaacaCAATGAGCCCAACATAACTAATGATTTGCATTTcctttttgaaaacattaacatattatacaaCACAACTTCTATTAGCTAGCAACAAAACATGTGCTTCTTTATTATGGGACCTGCAAATGAAACTCAAAATTACATGAAATTTATGTCAACTTGATCAGATCTCATCCAGCATGGCAGGCATCATCAGCTTCTATGTCTTTGGCTTAGGTTCGAATCCCATCCCGATCTTATTACGATGTACCCAAAACTAAACTCTGTGCATGTGTGGTATTTCTGCTCAAGAAGCCATACAAACTTCCTCTCAATGATATATATTCATAGTCAAGAATGGACAGGACAAGCATTACTAGTTCTATCAATACAGTTAAGAGATGCGTGCAGCTGTATATGGCGGGAAAAATGAGCTTTCGATCTACTTACATCGCATCTTCTTGATAAAATTATTCACAAACGAGGACTGGTTCCCAATCTACCGTCTGCCTCGGCCTGAATCTGGGCTGCATACTGCAAATTCCAAAGGACATCCTCGAAGGATGGGCGCATTGAGGAGTCGGTTGAAATGCATTTGCTTGTTATGGATACGATCACGGACAAGGATTCTTGCGAGCAGGAATTGAGCACAACCGGATCAACTACGTGCTTTTGGCCATCCTGACTTCCCAATGAGGCCTGTGAAATATAATGCAAGATTGATTTGAATAGTTCGATTACtggtttaaacttttagttaagacAGAACATATTTTTTCTATCAACTTGGAATATGAAAGCCATGGAAATTTAGATGGTGTGTTATGGAGTGAGTACCAGTTCATTTAGTAGAAACGTCTCTTGCCTCACGAGATAAGAAGGCCCGACGAGTGACTCGAGCATGATAAGTCCAAATCCATACACATCGTCCTCCAGGCTTTTCATTTGCCTGCAAAATGGTTATTGAAACTTTGGTATCTTCTTGCGCAACAACAGAAGATTGAAACAGAACGAACAAGTTCAATTTATCGAGATTGATAGTCTCGAGGGGTAGTCTCACCATGATGCAAAGCCTTCGCCTTTTGCCTGTGGATGAAGAATCGCAAATAAAAGTTTAGGGAAAAAGCACAGAACTTGATTAATTAGAAAATATTTCCAGAATTCATACCTGCTGTTTATCAACCTCTTCTGCCACAATCGATAGCCCATAGTCACTGAGCTTGGCAACTCGATGCTCGTTCAACAGTATATTAGTTGCTTTCAGTCGATTACTGAAGAACCCAGGGATAACTCCGGTGTGTAGAAAGTGCACAGCCTTTGCAACATTAATGAGTATCCCGAGTCTATCAGACCAATTAAGGACCTTCTGTGGACTATTTTCTACAAATATAAGGTCAATgcaacaatgaaaatgcatatcAGTATGCACTTCATATGATAATTTGAACTTGCAGTAATATCAGTATCAACAATTTGATTATGCTCTCTGCACTTACCAGAAAGATGAGTACGATAGTTCCCATTTGCCACATATTCGTAAATAAGATAGACTTGGAGTGAATCGGGGTCATCATTGTTGTCATTATTAGCAATGCAGTGTCCCAGAAGACAAACCAGATGAGGGTGCCGAAGCTTTGCAAGCAAATCGACCCTAAGTTTTAGATTGCGAATTGTGTATTTCTTTGAAATTGTCAAGCACCTTATAGCCACCTGAGCCCCACTTTCCACTCTACCTTTATATATCTGAGGCAAATATGTGGATGAACTTATAACGGCCAAATATCATCtcggaataaaaaaaattgactgcGAAAAGTATCTCTgaataaaatacaaatacagTATTGTAGCAAAGCAAGTATTTACCTTTCCTATCAAACCTGCACCCATTAGGTTTGTCGTGTCGAAGTCATTTGTTGCTTCCTTGATCTCATCAAAGGAAAATAACCTGTGCGTTGGAGTACCTTGCGTGCCTAGTTTTGATGCCTCGGATATAAATCCTGAAAAAATAAGAAATCGGGATTCATTGAAATGTTGCTAAACTGAAGTATGGAATAGGTTgcgttttttaaaaatttcccaGTTCAGAAGGCATACTTGCATTCAGCAAAAGTTCTGAAGAGTACCCTGCAACGGAATTTTCTTGTACGGGCTTGTGCAGTAAATGCTGCTCTGAATTCCCACGAGGGCAGTATCTACGGCACATAAAAAGAAAGCCGGCTGCCAGAAAAGACAATAGAACACAAATTCCTCCGATAACACCAATTAGGATTCCTATGTTCTTTCCTTTAGACCCATTAGTTTTCGCAACAATGTTTTTAGCTTCACTTGTGCAATATGTCGCTGGATGCTGATTCTTTAGACCACTTGATAAACAGTTCCCTTCATACAAAACCTTTCTAGTGTCTGATGCAGAGTGCAAACATGAAGGCAATGTGCCTGTGAATCGATTATTTGAGATATCAACTAATCCAAGCTCGTTTCCACAGCTCAATTTGGATGGTAAAGATCCAGTCAGCATATTGGATGCCAAATTTAAGTTTGCAATTTTAGGCAAAGAGAAGAGCTTAGCAGGCGGCATTCCTTGGAGTGAGTTGAAAGACAAATCGAGCTGCTGGAGCTGTAGCAGGAGGCCATATTCTTGAGGAATTTCATTAGAAAATGAGTTGTTCCTGAAGAAAGCCATAATCAGCCCCTTTGGAAGAGCAGGAAGTTCAGACTCAAATCTGTTATCGCTCAAATCCAAAACCTGAAGCCTAGTTAATCTTCTAAGATCAAACAATTTCCCAGAAATTTCGTTCTTCGAAAATCCAATATATGTTAAACTTGTCACCCCTCCCATGGAAGAAGGCAATTCCCCAGTCACCCTATTGTTCCTTATGCTCAAACTCGACAGATTTGACAACTTATCAAACCCTTCAGGAATGCTGCCATTAATGAAATTCCCATCCAAATTCAAACCCTGAAGGCTCACCATTCTTGAAACTGAAGCAGGGATAGACCCATACAAAAAATTCCAACCCAGATCCAAGTTCTCAAGTGAAGACAATCTATGAATTATATCAGGAATTTGACCCCAGATGCCCAAAGACACAAGAGTGAGTGACCTCAAGCTGGTCAGTCTGGCCAAGGTGACCACAAGAGAGTCCACAAAGAAATTCTGTGACAGGGTTTGATAAGGACCCACAGCATAGCCATTGAAACTGCTTGGCCTATCTCTCTTATCACCATAAACTCTTATCTCAGTCACAAGGTTGTCTTGGCATGATATATTTGCCTGTGGGGATGACACAAAGCACAAATCTGTGCCATTATTGTTGAACCAAATCTCTAGGGGGGTTGGGTATTCCAACTGCTTCCTAAGCTGCAAAAGCATCTGGGTTTGGGTGTGTTGCAGCTGATGGGTACCCAAGATCAAGAAACTCCCCCACAGGgacaaaaacacaaacacctTATAGCTATTGCACCACTCCATCACACTCCCCACACTCAATTCATATCTAATGGGTGTTAAATCAATCAGAAAAGATGGAAACACAATTGTACACTTCTCAGTGCTGGAAATCAATTGTCAGAAGCAAAGCATATACAAAAAAACAGAATCTAAATGCACAGTtcaaaaacaaaacttttgCAAAGGCCAATTATCTTGAAACCTGGGTTCTGCTGGACAAAGATCCTCTGCTAAGCAtgaatatcatatcatatctacCCTTTCTTTATGGAGAATGAGATTCTGAGTAgttcttttatttttgcttTATGTCATCCTAATGGCAAGTTCTTTGCTTCATGTGTCTTTGTCTCAGACTCCCTGTCCCAATTAACCCTGTCTTCTCCATTGTACTTTTCATTAACTTGATTAAACTTTGATTTGATTATAGTATTATACCAATGAATTTAATATTTCAGTATTAGTTAGAGATTATTCTAAATAAGAGATTAAATGACAAAATGTACTtaactaaataacaaaaacatGCACTCAGCAAAATATGTATTGGAAACTTTGTTTAAAgtcaatttattttatcttaCAAAAGTGAAATAAGATaacaacaaaaaaggaaagaaaaagaaaatgtcgcttttaattttttttcttttgactcGGTTACAACGTAGTATATGAAAAAGTCGCTTCGCCTCACTAAACCATAAAGTTATTAGTGTCATTTTTAATCTTCTAATTATGCGATATGTTGGATTCAATCTTCcaattattacttattaatacctccatttttattctttgattaATTCTGGGAAGGCTCATAGTGGCTgtctctatttttatttttctataaaaaatgtaaaataatttaatatgtcTATTTAGAATGATCAATATTTCAAAACTAACAAAAAATGTGatgataattttataaatattataaatttgatatgtgCATTGAGCAAAGTTTTAAAATGTATCTGACGATTTATAATAGTGTTAATGCACTCAAAATCTATAAACGTACGTTAAGACGGATACACTTTAATCgagtaataaaatattatgaatttctttttaattttttttaaagaaaaacttTGAATAAATGTGAGAAGGGATACCAAAACTAGGTAGAAAGCATATATAAAAGAAAGAGTATCCACTTACCTGGAAAGGATGGAATTCAGAGCTTCCACATGGTGTTTTTTCTTGAGAATGGTGATCCACACTCCAGACATACCACACTTCCATATGCTTTAATTAATCACTTAATCATTATGGATGCAACTGCTCCCACTTTTTATTATcatgcaaaaacaaaaacaaaaaaaaaagtttcaattttaatattgttacaGAGATAACGATGGATTTGTTCACTTAATTATAGCGAAATTATCAATCTGATTCTTAACTATCATTCTTATTAAATTAAGGCcttaactttaaaaatcttactCAGAGCCAATTTGAATCGTAAGATGATAATAAAGGACGAAATTGGGtaagattttcaaaattgaTAACTTAATTTAGTAAGATTgatagtcgatgaccaaatcGATAATTTCgttatagtcaaggactaaattggtcaTTAAGTCCATTGCTACACCACATAATTGGTACCATCATCTCATTTGTATTTCTTAGTCTTGTCTTTCATATTTAGACTTGTGCAAAATTTAACAAGTTAAaagttattttacttttttggaGGGTTTTATTTATAGGATTATTAATTTGGATGTTTGATATGGTTTATGAATTggattacattattaatattattattttacaaaattttggtGGCATGTATATAAACGTGTGTAGGATGTGAGATTCAGTATGAAAATGTGAAATGTGCACTTTACGTATACACTCAGTATTTTATATTGTAAACCAtgctattttttctttaatagtgCACTTTTATGTGATAAAAGTGTGCTTTTAGTTAcgaaaaattataaattatcaCTGCATATACTAGAATTGATTAACTATTTATCTAGATAACTGGTTTTATTTCTCATTCTCTACACAAGTTATTTTCTCTACACAAGTTATAATTCTTACAACTTACAAAGAATAAAGTACAATTTTGCAAAGCATAAGAGATTATAAAATTCTCCTATCTAAAgttagagctgtcaaaacgagTTTTGCCCGTCAGGCCAGTCCATTCCGCCCCCCTACTTAGGTAAAGGGTTAGTTTTGAAAATAGAGGCACACCAAGGAGTGGGCTTTTTAACCCGCCCTACCTAAGCCCGCCAACCCATAaggcttttatatatttatatttatatttaaattaatatttatgtaacaagttattttaattattttcataatgtacaaATGGTAAAACTTAACAAAACAACAAACTAACAACTTAAGaacaaggaaaaaaataataattttggctACCAGCCCGTTTTGACAACTCTACCTAAAGGTCACGTGTTCGATACTTGCCAACATCATCTTCGTCGAGCCTGCTGTATGGAGTCTTCCTAATGCAGTTTACTCTTTCTATGTGATTTGTGCGCTATTACAAAAGAGCAAAGCTTACATATTGTACACCTCAAGTAGTGACTATGAGTTTCTCTCGTTGcccataaaaaaatcatattatcaaCAGTCAggtgtattaaaacacaaaacctgaatacatacatatatgaaataatgtaaaaaaaaaaaaatttaaaaaatgtctcagttaaaatcatatttaaaatctCTAAATTATAAAGactcaaattattaaataattctacatgtatttttaattattcttttattttatttttctctctacTCACATAACATGTTTtgatacattaaaaattaattaattacaaatttcactcttttcttttcttttcttccaataaaattataatatccttcaaaaaatacatttatatatatatatatatatatatatatatatatatatatttcatcttCTTAACCCATTTAAGATGCTATTCTGCCACAAAATCGAAGTGATAGCAGACACCACATTAAGTAGGCCAGGTGCATAAAATTagtatatactccgtatatctttttttaatgttacgATAGATCTTGAAACAAgcaatatacggagtaattatttatttattgttgtcCAGTTTTGTGACATAATTGAGATgcattttagggtgtgtttggaaagtaggaaaatggttttcggaaaataatttctggaaaatgagttatttttcagaaatcattttcctttcttgtgtttggctgcagaaCTAAAAActgtgtttgtgtgtttgattcatttttaaaaaatgaacaggaaaatgaacataaaattaattattatccaTTTATACAATCCATAAACACAAAATAATCGCCATAATAATATCACAATTGTTATAAACCattcatttataattaaaaaaaatcacaacaaaataacaatatctcaaaaatatttataaaaaaaacataaaatcagAAAATCCCTAATTTGCGCCGACTGGTTTCCGAAATAGTGttataataatgcatattaATATGAGCCCTGGAAAATGACAGAACATGACAGCGATGGGCATATGGACTACCATCAGACTGAACATCAGTCTCCCCAGTGACGCAGAGAACAGGTAAGCAACCCTGCAACttgctcttcttttttttttttttttttttttttttttggggaaccTGCCAATGATGCTGGAATAGTCGATTGTTATGCAATCAGGTCGATCTTGTAATGTGAACTCCGaatccatgttcataattttagaactttatattcacagttatagaattatatatattcacaatgaACTCTATATCcgcaatttcataactctatatttaatcgtatataacacaatttttgaatctatataacaaaattgtgaatataaagttaaaaaattgtgaatattgagtaatgtaattttgtatattgatatttaaaattaagaatatagagttctaaaatatAGACTCGGGTCCATAtcgcaaggtggacccgggtccatagcataattgtCCAAGGACTCCCCACCCTACTCATGGAGTGATGGAGCAAGACTCAATTGTAATATGGGcaatattaataatttcaagTCACTTTCATTctccaataaattattacttatatgtgatATTCAGAATAAATATACAAAAGAACAAacactatttaaaaatattataattatagttttaagttaaagtttaatttataatagAATTAAGACTTGAACATACGCCAAAGACCtggtggtccagtggcatcaaacccttccctttatatgggaggtggtgggtgaACATATACTGctttgtaatagagtcagtagaattcaaaaaaaaaaaaaagacttgaaCATACATTTAATAATAgtgaattatttgtatttaagtCTCAATTATGTTATTAGCATtagttttaaattataatatttacaaatggtatttgttattttttcacgTTTATTATGATTCTCACATACAAGTAATGATTTGTTAGAGAAGaaacataaattaaatacatatcCTTATTTTTAACGTTTATTATGATTCTCACATACAAGTAATGATTTGTTAGAGAAGaaacataaattaaatacataccCTTATTTTTAACCATCTAAACTCTCATTTAATGGAGATGGGAGAAATGACcactttcaaaatatttgagtGGACAAATATGCAGGGGTTGAGCCATAAAGTCTGGGTTGGGGGGCCAAATTTAGTTGGCATTAATATCGATCATACAATATCATTATATACACCATACATGATTGtgtaaattattattgataattatttttaattatactatgtgcaatagtataatatatgaatatataattatatgagtataATCGTTAAAGTTATCAAACAttactttcaaaattttcacataacacaaaatatatacaatgacaaaaaataggaaaattacacttttcatccctaagttataggtaATTATAGAATTCGTTTCTAATTGTtggtcgtgctcacttttcgtcacTATGACACAAGGGACGAAATTTGTAATGTTTGTATAGCTAAGAACGAAGGGTGAGTACAACCTGTTATTAAAAGGACGAAATTTGCGACACCAAttataatttagggacgaaaagtgagcacgacgATCAACTTAGAAacgaaaattgtaattttctctaaaaaatatttacatttatttaaatatgcattGTCACTCTTTTATCAAATGAAAAGTTGTCAATTGTTTGGTCAACTATAacttttttgataataaattgaTATTGTTCTActgattaattaaatatatatttcaaagtTTAAGGGATGAAGACGAAAATCAAGATTTCGAAATAAagaatcattattaatttttgtaaatttcaaaACTCATAATTTAACCTAGCAAATTTACATcctaaaagtgtaaataaataataaaaacacacaataagttatcaattaattaatcaattaataaaactaaaaatatatatacctcAAAAAGTTAGAGAGTAATGAAGTTAAATTATATACTTAATGTCTTCCATCATTAAAATctttaagaaaagaaataatctaattaataaataaaaatggttt
This region of Ipomoea triloba cultivar NCNSP0323 chromosome 15, ASM357664v1 genomic DNA includes:
- the LOC116007359 gene encoding probable inactive leucine-rich repeat receptor-like protein kinase At3g03770 — protein: MEWCNSYKVFVFLSLWGSFLILGTHQLQHTQTQMLLQLRKQLEYPTPLEIWFNNNGTDLCFVSSPQANISCQDNLVTEIRVYGDKRDRPSSFNGYAVGPYQTLSQNFFVDSLVVTLARLTSLRSLTLVSLGIWGQIPDIIHRLSSLENLDLGWNFLYGSIPASVSRMVSLQGLNLDGNFINGSIPEGFDKLSNLSSLSIRNNRVTGELPSSMGGVTSLTYIGFSKNEISGKLFDLRRLTRLQVLDLSDNRFESELPALPKGLIMAFFRNNSFSNEIPQEYGLLLQLQQLDLSFNSLQGMPPAKLFSLPKIANLNLASNMLTGSLPSKLSCGNELGLVDISNNRFTGTLPSCLHSASDTRKVLYEGNCLSSGLKNQHPATYCTSEAKNIVAKTNGSKGKNIGILIGVIGGICVLLSFLAAGFLFMCRRYCPRGNSEQHLLHKPVQENSVAGYSSELLLNARFISEASKLGTQGTPTHRLFSFDEIKEATNDFDTTNLMGAGLIGKIYKGRVESGAQVAIRCLTISKKYTIRNLKLRVDLLAKLRHPHLVCLLGHCIANNDNNDDPDSLQVYLIYEYVANGNYRTHLSENSPQKVLNWSDRLGILINVAKAVHFLHTGVIPGFFSNRLKATNILLNEHRVAKLSDYGLSIVAEEVDKQQAKGEGFASWQMKSLEDDVYGFGLIMLESLVGPSYLVRQETFLLNELASLGSQDGQKHVVDPVVLNSCSQESLSVIVSITSKCISTDSSMRPSFEDVLWNLQYAAQIQAEADGRLGTSPRL